One window from the genome of Magnolia sinica isolate HGM2019 chromosome 4, MsV1, whole genome shotgun sequence encodes:
- the LOC131243517 gene encoding calmodulin-lysine N-methyltransferase isoform X1: MCVHLHDRFGSISETRHRWKWPDERHLYHTCVPRIHVRALNKHSSTPRKIKALQNTSRTARKTANMENTPPVGPSTASLRWAILRRAFISPRLSSSRSDRISQMDIKSISRKAACGFNLIPCHVLNGPAIEETSLKVKDLDGHRDACMCYVLPMGRTTRLVLIQRGENHVNLNDFEICSIYDIDNTGLVCRWPSEDVLAYFCLTHADMFRSKRVLELGSGYGLAGLTIATNTDAVEVVISDGNPQVVDYIQRSIHANTELFGHTEVKPMTLHWNQGQVSQMLNTFDIIVASDCTFFKEFHESLALTVKSLLKHSDTSEALFFSPKRGDSLEKFLEKIEEIGLRFRVIDNYNTRVWELHLKYLSGDDSSWPNYDADHCYPLLVRVTF, from the exons atgtGTGTCCACTTGCATGATCGGTTTGGTTCGATCTCTGAGACAAGACATCGGTGGAAATGGCCTGATGAGCGGCACTTGTATCACACGTGTGTGCCTCGGATCCACGTGCGGGCACTTAACAAGCATTCCTCAACCCCACGGAAGATCAAAGCGCTGCAAAACACTTCCCGTACCGCCCGAAAAACAGCAAACATGGAAAATACACCTCCCGTTGGGCCATCCACAGCGTCTCTGAGGTGGGCCATCCTCCGCCGGGCGTTCATCTCTCCTCGTCTTTCTTCTTCCCGATCAG ATCGTATATCTCAAATGGATATAAAGTCAATTTCTCGGAAGGCAGCATGTGGCTTTAACCTAATTCCATGCCATGTCCTAAATGGGCCTGCAATAGAAGAAACTTCGCTGAAAGTAAAAGATTTGGATGGTCATAGAGATGCTTGTATGTGCTATGTGTTACCAATGGGCAGGACTACAAGACTTGTTTTGAT CCAAAGAGGAGAGAACCATGTCAACCTCAATGATTTTGAGATTTGTAGCATATATGACATTGACAACACAGGGCTTGTTT GTCGTTGGCCGTCAGAGGATGTCCTTGCCTATTTTTGCCTGACTCATGCAGACATGTTcag GTCAAAAAGAGTCCTTGAACTTGGATCAGGGTATGGATTAGCTGGGTTAACTATTGCAACAAATACAGATGCCGTTGAGGTTGTAATATCTGATGGGAATCCTCAAGTTGTTGATT ACATTCAGCGTAGCATCCATGCCAATACCGAACTTTTCGGTCATACAGAAGTGAAGCCTATGACATTACATTGGAATCAGGGACAAGTCTCACAAATGTTGAACACCTTTGATATCATCGTTGCAAGTGACTG CACTTTCTTCAAGGAATTTCATGAAAGCCTTGCACTTACTGTCAAATCCTTGCTAAAGCATTCGGACACTTCTGAGGCCCTATTTTTCAGCCCAAAAAGGGGTGATTCGCTTGAAAAATTTCTAGAGAAAATTGAAGAAATTGGATTGCGTTTCCGTGTGATTGACAACTACAACACCAGAGTATGGGAGCTTCATCTGAAGTACCTAAGTGGTGACGATTCTTCCTGGCCCAACTATGATGCTGATCACTGCTACCCTTTACTGGTCAGAGTCACCTTCTGA
- the LOC131243517 gene encoding calmodulin-lysine N-methyltransferase isoform X2 encodes MCVHLHDRFGSISETRHRWKWPDERHLYHTCVPRIHVRALNKHSSTPRKIKALQNTSRTARKTANMENTPPVGPSTASLRWAILRRAFISPRLSSSRSDRISQMDIKSISRKAACGFNLIPCHVLNGPAIEETSLKVKDLDGHRDACMCYVLPMGRTTRLVLIQRGENHVNLNDFEICSIYDIDNTGLVCRWPSEDVLAYFCLTHADMFRSKRVLELGSGYGLAGLTIATNTDAVEVVISDGNPQVVDYIQRSIHANTELFGHTEVKPMTLHWNQGQVSQMLNTFDIIVASDWHTHQCVKDSSFSSVGTIK; translated from the exons atgtGTGTCCACTTGCATGATCGGTTTGGTTCGATCTCTGAGACAAGACATCGGTGGAAATGGCCTGATGAGCGGCACTTGTATCACACGTGTGTGCCTCGGATCCACGTGCGGGCACTTAACAAGCATTCCTCAACCCCACGGAAGATCAAAGCGCTGCAAAACACTTCCCGTACCGCCCGAAAAACAGCAAACATGGAAAATACACCTCCCGTTGGGCCATCCACAGCGTCTCTGAGGTGGGCCATCCTCCGCCGGGCGTTCATCTCTCCTCGTCTTTCTTCTTCCCGATCAG ATCGTATATCTCAAATGGATATAAAGTCAATTTCTCGGAAGGCAGCATGTGGCTTTAACCTAATTCCATGCCATGTCCTAAATGGGCCTGCAATAGAAGAAACTTCGCTGAAAGTAAAAGATTTGGATGGTCATAGAGATGCTTGTATGTGCTATGTGTTACCAATGGGCAGGACTACAAGACTTGTTTTGAT CCAAAGAGGAGAGAACCATGTCAACCTCAATGATTTTGAGATTTGTAGCATATATGACATTGACAACACAGGGCTTGTTT GTCGTTGGCCGTCAGAGGATGTCCTTGCCTATTTTTGCCTGACTCATGCAGACATGTTcag GTCAAAAAGAGTCCTTGAACTTGGATCAGGGTATGGATTAGCTGGGTTAACTATTGCAACAAATACAGATGCCGTTGAGGTTGTAATATCTGATGGGAATCCTCAAGTTGTTGATT ACATTCAGCGTAGCATCCATGCCAATACCGAACTTTTCGGTCATACAGAAGTGAAGCCTATGACATTACATTGGAATCAGGGACAAGTCTCACAAATGTTGAACACCTTTGATATCATCGTTGCAAGTGACTG GCACACACATCAATGTGTGAAGGATTCAAGCTTTTCATCAGTTGGGACCATCAAGTAG
- the LOC131243515 gene encoding endoplasmin homolog: protein MRKWTLPAALLLLLLLSLLPDQGRKLHANAEGNDDSEELVDPPKVEEKVGGAVPNGLSTDSDVVRREAESISRRSLRNNAEKFEFQAEVSRLMDILINSLYSNKDIFLRELISNASDALDKIRFLSLTDKDILGEGDTAKLEILMKLDKEKKILSIRDRGIGMTKEDLIKNLGTIAKSGTSAFLEKMQTGGDLNLIGQFGVGFYSVYLVADYVEVISKHNDDKQYVWESKADGAFAISEDTWNEPLGRGTEIRLHLREEASEYLEEAKLKELVKKYSEFISFPIYLWATNEVDVEVPADEDESGEEGETSETSSSEDEETEEEDTEKKPKTKKVKETTNEWELLNDVKAIWLRSPKEVTDEEYTKFYHSLAKDFSDEKPLAWSHFTAEGDVEFKAVLFVPPKAPQDLYESYYNSNKSNLKLYVRRVFISDEFDELLPKYLSFLKGLVDSDTLPLNVSREMLQQHNSLKTIKKKLIRKALDMIRRIADEDPDESDDKDKTDVDKTSEDDEKKGQYAKFWNEFGKSIKLGIIEDASNRNRLAKLLRFESTKSGGKLTSLDQYISRMKPGQKDIFYLTGSSKEQLEKSPFLERLTKKNYEVIFFTDPVDEYLMQYLMDYEDKKFQNVSKEGLKLGKESKNKDLKESFKELTNWWKDALASENVDSVKISNRLDNTPCVVVTSKYGWSANMEKIMQSQTLSDASKQAYMRGKRVLEINPRHPIIKELRERVVKDPQEESVKQTAHLIYQTALMESGFMLPDPKDFASRIYSSVKASLHISPDAAVEEEDDAEEEVEADAKEAAPKGDGADEATNDEADAEYSAKDEL, encoded by the exons atgaggaagtggacGCTGCCAGCAGCTCTGCTGTTATTGCTACTGCTCTCTCTCCTTCCAGATCAAG gtcgGAAGTTGCACGCGAATGCGGAGGGAAATGACGATTCGGAGGAATTGGTAGATCCGCCAAAGGTCGAGGAAAAGGTCGGCGGTGCTGTTCCGAATGGTCTATCAACGGATTCGGACGTCGTCAGGAG GGAGGCGGAATCAATCTCTCGAAGATCTCTGCGGAATAATGCAGAGAAATTTGAGTTCCAGGCAGAGGTTTCACGGCTGATGGATATACTCATCAACTCGCTCTATAGCAACAAGGACATTTTTTTGAGGGAACTCATCTCTAATGCTTCTGAT GCATTGGATAAGATCAGATTTCTTTCGCTTACGGATAAGGATATTTTGGGTGAAGGCGATACTGCAAAGCTTGAGATCCTG ATgaaattggacaaggagaagaaaatTCTTTCTATTCGTGACCGAGGTATCGGGATGACGAAGGAAGATCTGATCAAGAACCTAGGAACCATAGCAAAATCTGGAACGTCag CTTTTCTGGAGAAAATGCAGACAGGGGGTGATCTAAATCTCATTGGGCAATTTGGAGTTGGGTTTTACTCTGTATACCTGGTTGCCGACTATGTTGAAGTCATTAGCAAACACAATGATGACAAACA GTATGTTTGGGAGTCAAAGGCTGATGGAGCCTTTGCAATTTCTGAAGATACATGGAATGAACCTCTTGGGCGTGGCACGGAAATCAGGTTGCATCTTAGAGAAGAAGCTAGTGAATATTTGGAGGAAGCAAAATTAAAA GAGTTGGTGAAAAAGTATTCTGAATTTATCAGCTTCCCCATATATCTTTGGGCAACCAACGAAGTGGATGTAGAGGTTCCTGCAGATGAAGATGAATCTGGGGAAGAAGGGGAAACAT CTGAAACCAGCTCTTCAGAGGATGAAGAAACGGAAGAGGAAGATACTGAGAAAAAGCCGAAGACAAAGAAAGTGAAGGAAACAACTAATGAATGGGAACTTTTGAATGATGTGAAAGCCATATGGCTGCGCAGTCCAAAGGAGGTGACTGATGAAGAATATACCAAATTCTACCACTCCCTCGCAAAG GATTTTAGCGATGAAAAGCCATTAGCTTGGAGTCATTTTACTGCTGAAGGTGATGTAGAGTTCAAGGCTGTTCTTTTTGTGCCTCCTAAGGCTCCTCAAGATCTTTATGAAAGTTACTACAACAGCAACAAGTCCAACTTGAAGTTGTATGTTAGACGGGTCTTCATATCAGATGAATTTGATGAGCTTCTACCCAAGTACCTGAGCTTTTTAAAG GGTCTTGTTGATTCTGACACGTTGCCTCTTAACGTTTCACGAGAAATGCTTCAACAACACAACAGTTTGAAGACAATTAAGAAGAAACTCATCCGGAAGGCACTTGATATGATTCGTCGCATTGCAGATGAGGATCCTGATGAGTCTGATGATAAAGACAAGACAG ACGTGGATAAAACTAGCGAGGATGATGAGAAGAAGGGACAATATGCAAAGTTCTGGAATGAGTTTGGCAAGTCCATAAAACTTGGCATCATAGAGGATGCTAGTAACAGAAATCGTCTTGCAAAGCTTCTCAGATTTGAAAG TACCAAATCTGGTGGTAAGCTGACGTCATTGGATCAGTACATTTCAAGAATGAAACCCGGGCAGAAGGACATATTTTACCTTACGGGATCCAGCAAGGAGCAATTGGAAAAATCCCCATTCCTTGAAAGACTCACAAAGAAAAACTATGAG GTTATTTTCTTCACGGATCCAGTGGATGAGTACTTGATGCAATACTTGATGGACTACGAAGACAAGAAATTCCAGAACGTGTCAAAAGAGGGCCTGAAACTTGGAAAGGAGTCGAAGAACAAGGACCTTAAGGAGTCCTTCAAGGAGCTAACCAACTGGTGGAAAGATGCTCTTGCCAGTGAGAATGTGGATTCCGTGAAGATAAGCAACCGTTTGGACAACACTCCCTGTGTGGTGGTGACGTCCAAGTACGGATGGAGCGcaaacatggagaaaatcatgCAGTCCCAGACTCTGTCCGATGCTAGCAAACAGGCATACATGCGAGGCAAGAGGGTGCTTGAGATTAACCCGAGGCATCCTATCATCAAGGAGCTTCGTGAGAGAGTCGTTAAGGACCCTCAG GAGGAGAGTGTGAAGCAGACGGCACATCTGATTTACCAAACGGCACTGATGGAGAGCGGTTTCATGCTTCCCGATCCCAAGGATTTTGCTTCTCGTATCTATAGCTCAGTCAAGGCAAGTTTGCACATCAGCCCGGATGCTGCTGTGGAAGAGGAAGATGATGCAGAGGAAGAGGTCGAGGCCGATGCCAAGGAAGCAGCTCCCAAGGGAGATGGTGCTGATGAGGCTACCAATGACGAGGCAGACGCTGAGTACTCAGCCAAGGATGAGTTGTAG